A genome region from Actinomycetes bacterium includes the following:
- a CDS encoding methyltransferase domain-containing protein: MAAAGLAAPPLVLADATRLPFRDASADVVVEVHVLHLVPAWKQALRELRRVLAPAA; the protein is encoded by the coding sequence GTGGCCGCGGCCGGGCTGGCCGCCCCGCCCCTGGTCCTTGCCGACGCCACCCGCCTGCCCTTCCGCGACGCCAGCGCCGACGTGGTCGTCGAGGTGCACGTCCTGCACCTGGTCCCCGCCTGGAAACAAGCGCTGCGGGAGCTGCGCCGGGTCCTCGCCCCGGCGGCG